The DNA window CCCTTTTGTGAGCTTCTGCTTCAGGGAAGACAGCTAGGAAACAAGTCATTTGGATTCTAGTTTGTAACCGTAGTTTGTTAGGAGAGGTGGTTGGAGCTTCACAATAAAACAGAATTTCAACAGACCACACCAGGGCTTATTATGACAGATGACTGTAGTCGCTCTAAAGCTAATAAAGTAGTGAGACTTGGGTTGAACATTAAAATATTAGTAAAAATCAAGATTATGAGAGAGAACCAAAATAGAAATTACGTTCAAACATCTGGAACATTGTAGATTTAACAAGGAAGCTCAATTTTAATCCAAAGTAGAAAGGGGTCGGAAAATTCTAGTTAATTTCCAGGAATAACACAAGCTCAGAAGGAAAgctcttcatttattttattttattttattttatttttgcattcttatAAGATCACTTTGTGTTTTATCGGAGGTTATAGCAGTGTTCTGCATTGGTAGcatatttcctttctttaaaagccGTCTTTATTTTAGATTCTCCTATATTCCAGCTTTAGCAGAGTCTTTGCTATGTCTCAGTTGTTCTTTTAGCTTCTTTGTATCCTTACAACTGGTGTATGGATGAAGGGAAAGGAGGCTATGGCCATGAGATGCTTACACCAATGAGGTGGCTGCTCCATCTAGGTCAGTGTCGCATACACTGATGTTGGACgagtgtggctttccagatgttggactgcagtttctaTTATTCCTCATCCTTTGCTGGTGCCAATGGGGGTTGCCATCTAAGAAGGCACTCACTTTGTTCTACAACATGCATTATCTGGTAGATGAGGCCCCACTAACGGACTGCAATGTGGCTGCCAGTGTATGGGGTTGCCAGTGTAATATTGCCACCTCATGAAACAGTACAGAAGGGACTCTCCAGTTGCATTTTTTGGGCTACCTGCAGGTCTCAGCCCTCAAAAGCTTGGAGCCTCTTAGTTGTATTATTTGGTGGCAGCTGTTTGGGGTTTAAAGGGCAAATGTTTTCTCTGGGACTCCTTGGAGAAGGCAGGGATTAAGCCTTCGGCCAATGTTGGAGGCTGCTGGGGGATGGACCGATCGTTTGGCCAGAGGGCTTTCCAAATCAGGGTCAGAACATCTTGCCTCTGAGGGCCACACCACAGGATGCCCACCTCATGATAACCTATGGGTTGATGATGATGTCAAATGCCACCATTGCTTCTATGACAGTTGTCTGAGCTACTGACGACCAAAACAATGGCAGATATTTTCTGCTTGTAGGATGTGTGTTGACCAAAGTGTGTCTGACTTGCTTTCTGTTAACGAGCATTTTTAACGCTTCTTCCAAGGCCTTACAGAGATACTAATAATGATGCAGCCTTAGAAACTGGATTTCCAGTGTGCTGACCAAACACAGCATGTAGTGGATGCTTCCAACCAATCTTCCAGAAAACTGACTGGAAACCTGAGTTTATAAATTCAGCCTGCCATTAGGGGTTCCCCTCTTTGTATGTTGAACTAGAGCTCCCAGAATCATCAGCCTACTGTGGAAGGGTCCAGCTAAAGGAAGACACGTCTAAACGATACATTAAATTTCATGTAAGGTTGGCTTCATGTGTCCCTGTGGCCAGGAATTGGCAATCTCCATTCGTATTTGCGTGATCTTCCACTTCAGTTTGCAGCATCAAGAGCTTCTGGCTTTCTTCAAGATAAGCTGACTTATAATTCACATCTCGCTTGCCAAATAGTTCATGCTTATTACATACACAACACATAAAATCATTgctcagtaatttttaaaagccccataAATAGAAATTGATAGTGTGAAGCTGCATTTTCTGACTGGCTAAAAGCTCTTGAAAGCTGTTTTAAGAGGTCCTTGTGTCCCttttctctgtttaaaaatatgtaGCCAGTTGCAATTGCATAGCCCTCCATTTCCAAGAAAAATATATCTAGGCCGCCGTCTAAAGAAGGAAAATACAGCTGGAGTTGGCTCCACTCCTGTGGCATCTATTGAACGTTGCATGGTTCCTGTCTGTAGAACCGAATGTTTGATACTTTTCTGTTCCCGATCATACAGTCCTGCTTGGTTGTGTTTTTTCACAGGGAGGGGGGTTGCATAGCTTTATAGGATGTGGAACCCCATACCAAAGGAGGTTAGGCTTAGCCCTTCCTTGTTCCCTGCCAGCAAGCAACCACCTTTCTATTCACATTACCTTGTGCAGGTAAAATAAATACCTGTTGAAGGGTCTTTTTTGGTGTGTGTCCCATTCTTTCTTTGatgttctgttttaaaattaagtttCACATCTTACATTTGTTTTTACCATTAGCTGGGTTGAGTGCCATTCTTTTTTAGAAAGGTGTAAGGTAaagtaaagcttccccttgacatttagtccagtcgtgtccaactctagtgctcatcccagtttccaagccatagagccagtgtttgtccaaagacaatttccgtggtcacatggccagcgcgactagacatggaacgctgtgatcttcccaccatggtggtacctatttatctactcgcatttttgcatgctttcgaactgctaggttggcgaacagctgggacaaagcgacgggagctcattctgttgcgtggattcgatcttacgatggctggtcttctgacctttctgcacagaggcttctgcggtttaacgtGCAGTGCCACCGCGTCCCTCTTAGAAAGGTGGGGGGGTATAAATAGTGGGCTATTCATTTGATTAGACCTATATGTGTCACTAGTCCATTTTTCCTGGTCTGGTAATAAACGGGCCTCCTGCATTTCCACTGAAGAAGAGAAGTTTCCACGTGTGGCCAGCATGGAACCACACAACAGCAGCCTCTTTGCAGGCTAGTAAGCTGTTTTCTACTAGCAGGGGAGCAATGGCGCTCCCTTAGTCTGGTCACTCGTTAcaggcatttctctctctctctctctctctctctcaaacagaTTGCAAGCTTTTATGGAGAACAGAGTCACTTCTTCAGGCTTCGCACAAGCCCTCCATGAATAGTGCAGAAAAACCGTACCCAAGGTTCACAGGGTTTCTGTGAGGCTGAAAGGATTGAAATCCCTTTGCATCACTTTTAGTTTCTTGAGGGAAAGGTGCATTTTGATGAAAAGTGCTTCTCTGTTAGCCTCATAGAGCATGGTTCAAGCAGAAGCATAAAGCATACTGGAGCTTTGTGGCTTAATGTTCATTTTCTAGCTGACGCCCATTTAAAtcctgttttcctccttttttcccctctcttccttgTTCCTGAACTCTGCAGCCAATCTGGTTCTGCACCAGACAGTGGAGCGCATTCATGTAGGCAGAAAATACGGTGACATCCCACGTGGCATCTTCGTGGTGAGAGGCGAGAACGTGGTCCTCCTAGGGGAAATTGTGAGTAAGCCAATTTCTGGTTTCTGTAGACTTGCTTTAGGTTTATCAGGTGGTGGTTTGTACTACTGTGTTTTATTCTAATGGGGGAAAAGCTGATCCCCACCAAAGGTAAGTCTCAAATGTGTGCCCCTTCTCATCATTTCTTCTAACACTAAAATTAGGGGATTCCATGCTGAACATTTTGCAAGTACGATGGGGTCACCTACACAGTGTGCAATGATGTGGATTCCATAACATTTTGAAgtggaaaccttttttttttttttttgaagaatttcccAACACCCTAAAAAGAGAACAATCGGATTTGCACATGATCCCAACAGCCCATGAATGTGTGAGatgaagggaaagggggggggaggtgcatTTAATGTGGTTTTACAGTTATAGTCAAACAACTCAAAACGTGATGTAGTTATTTTTATGAGAACATTgtgtttaaatacagtggtgccttgacttatgatgggtcttgcagggtttgtttgttttttggttgttgtttccccccccccccatttctgctgGGTCTTGCACtctgtgtttgctttttggttggttgtttggttggttggttgtttgcatttccgatgggtcttacacTCTGTTTgctttgtagggtttttttaatttgcatttctggtgggtcttgcactccctgtttgctttttggttgttgttgtttttttgttgttgttgttgttgttgttgttgttttgcatttttgatgggtcttgcagggtttgtttgcttcttggtgattttatctttcatttctgatgggtctttcagtgtttgtttgctttttgggtttctttttcctttcggCCAGAACAGATCAATCATGTTTCTGATgcgtcttgcagtgtttgtttgcttttcagggtgttttttttttcctttgggccagaacggattaatcgtgtttctgacgggtcttgcagtgtttgcttttttaaattatttttattttttgtgattttttccctttggctggaacgaattaattgcATTAcggtgcattcctatgggaaatggtgcttcgacttacgaccaatgcgagttacgactggagttccagaaccaattaagttcgtaagttgaggcaccactgtatgtacatacATTTCTTTtacatagatttatttattttttaaatttaaagagtaccactgaactatccagtctgTTTGGACAATTTAAAGACTAATCCACTGAAAATAGGTGACACATCAATTTTGATAATCTGATCAATTGTGCATTACATGTTGTCGTCATCGTTGTCATCTGCTTCCAAAAGAATTTAATTCTCCATTTTGAACATTGGCACACTTCTAGTTTCTCACCGTCTCTATAGAATTTCAATTTCACTTTAATTTCAATTTCGGAGGGATGGCAATCTTATTCAGAACTAGTTGAGCCCACATTGCTGGTAGCACATTTTTGGGACTGTGATTATTTCCCCAGCAATGGAAAAAAagttctggaattttttttattttggaaaatttTCTACAGAATTTTCTGTAGTCAGACATGCTGTGTTTAAGGcagaagaaatgtttttaaatcccTTTGTATCTTAAGAACCTGTGAGCTTTAAAGAATGTTGAAGGGTCATGTGTCAGGGAAAACATTGTAACCAGACTTTTCTTTTCTGTGTAATGAAAGGATTCCAGCATATAAACAAAAGTTGTGGTTAGGATACATTCACAAGGTCTAGTCTATCAACAAACATTTGAATAAGGGCAATGGTTTTTTAGCACACTACTGTACTTGTATTAATAGATTGGCTATCACAAAGGTATCATGTCTAGCCAATTCTAATGAACCTTCAATAGTCACTAGCATGAACATCTGCTTTACTAGTAAACTCAGTCTTAGTGTATCATGAAATATGAATACTGCAGTTTAAGGAGCCAAGATAggacccagtgtgttgtagtggacagagtaacagaCTAATACTCAGGacatctggattcaaatccctgtttggccatcaAAACTCAAGTGCGGGGAGGAACTGCTaaagccactccttgaatatctcacttaccttgagagatttattagagtcactgtaagttcGTACTGACTAAGTGGCGCAGAACATGTCGTTTAAGGACCGCCTGATGTAAATCCATGAATTTTGAGTCTCTTTTGTGGATCTGAACAAGCACTAAAATAAAGGGATCCTATTTAATGAACACTATACTCgatgaaacaaagaaaacaaattgacAAGGAAGGGCTGGTACCCAAAACCAAACTACAAgacaagaaagaacaaaacaaaacaaaaagacggAACCGCACTAGTCACATGTAGCTCCCAGTGGAGACCACTCAACGTCATCGGACCCCATTTCTCAACAATAATACTTCTCCTTCCCATGTACTTAGTGACCAGACTTTTTTCACTTAAGGGCAGTTTCCCAGTCTTAAATGGGTGCAAAACATGAGCACAGAGACAAGAGTAAGATCCTGCTGCACACTGCATGTTCATGCCTGGCAGCAGCATTATGGGTCCCAGAAATATCTCCTATAATAACACCAGGAGTCTTGTTTACCTGCTCATCTGGGATCTGTGCTGTCCTCTGCCAATAGTGCATTTTACGTTGGTAGACAGAACAATCTGTACACAAGAAAAAACAGTGGGCACCATCTGACATTATGACCTCAAAGCaacttttttagaaaaaaaggaatttcaaAGGGGCATTTGAATGGGAAACATTTGAACTGGGAGTCATATACTTCAGTATTACAAGTGGAGCCTTAAAAGAGACTGGACCATCCCGGTACTGTACACTGTCCAGAAGGTAAttttcacaacatttttgtatATAATCAGaaagttattttcatttttcacaaaaaaaacctcttctcTCTCAGCACACACAGCTCTTTCTGGAGAACAGAACACGTTGCTTCAGCGTTTCAAAGACAAACGCCCTGCCGTTTATCAGCCTACAGATGCTTAGCATTAGCTAATTACGCCCAATGATTACTAGACACACTGTAGCCAAAAATCTGTTATGAAGCTCCATTCATGCAAGGGCGATCAAGAAAGCAGTTTTCACATTTTGCCAGTCCTCTGTTCCATACACGATTGCACAACCAGTTGTGCAATCCAAGCATGCCAATAAGTTCCTGTGCAcaatttgtgcatttttttccgGTTTACTCTGCATGAGACCAAAAGATTCTGGATTATATTTACATACCTGTGACTTAAATGTAGTACCCCTGGTCTTGATTTTAATCTTCAAAAACTCTCCTCACTAGTCTTTAAAAGGTGGCACAAGATCTTTTTTCTTATCCTCCTCATATCAaatctgcagagctggacgggaccctatggatccttcAGTCCagtccctgtccaggaggcactggggggggggaatcaaatgcccaacctctggctacgcGGCTAGAGAcctacataaaccactgagctggccagtagttatacatggaaaaaaggCTATTGTATGGGGGGAAAATGCTATATGGTTCCAGGATGTTTATATTAATTTGGTTGCCATTGCTAATAATTTTACCTTTAAATCCACTCTCACCTCACTCTCTGCATCCCATCTACCCTTCCGAACACACACACGCATGGTTATGAGTGCGCTCCATGAATCTGAGGAAGTATATCCCTGAAAGTTATGCTATAATAAATTGGTTAGTGTTACAGGTAATGTAGAGTTCTGTTTTCTTGCTGCTGTATCTTAACAAtggcttaccgtatttttcgcaccataagatgcactttttccccacaaaacaggggggtggaaagtctgtgcgtcttacagagcgaagaaaacagattatattttcctgttttcttctcctaaaaaaattggtgcgtcttatggaaaggtgcgtcttatggagcgaaaaatacggtatgtcctTTTGAATATGCCAGGGGTTCCCGGGCTTTTTCAACTCGTGgttcccttgacttactggccacgGCTCCCcatggggcggcgggggggggagcccaaTCTGAGTAGGACCTCCGCGGATGCCACAGTGCCCCGACTGGGTTTGGCAGCACACTGGGGCACACAgttggggaaccactggactGTGCCATAATGCCAGGGCTCACCTGCCTTCATAGCATTTCTTCCACCTCGTACAGCAGTGAGCAAAGGGAGAGCCCTCTGGATCTTGAGCTGCCGCTCCCAGCGTTCCTCACCATGGGCTCTAATGGCTAAAGGTGACGAGGGTTGGAGTCCAGCCACCTTGGGAAGGCTGGTCTAAGCAGAGCCTTTCTTTTCTCAGACTGAGGCCTTCTTTTACTGTTCTAGGACCTGGAGAAGGAAAGCGACACCCCTTTGCAGCAAGTCTCGATCGAGGAGATCCTGGAAGTACAGCGGGTGGAGCAGCAAGCCAAGCAGGAGTCGGAGAAGCTCAAAGTGCAAGCGCTGAAGGAGCGGGGCCTCTCCATCCCCCGCGCGGATACTCTGGATGAATACTAGACTCCTAGCCTGGACAACAACGGCAGCTGCCTGAGAGCAGCAGCGTTCACACTGGAGgagtgcttttattttttattatttttatttttatttagagcCTTGTGTGAATGAAAGCcttcttaattttgttttcttccctcctgAGTGCAGAATATAATCATGATGTATTGCTTTCACGAAATCACTGTTTTCAAGGACCCACGAGAAAGCCGGCATGCTCTTGTAAGCCAGAGTGACGGAGCTGCTTTTAAGAGGGGCCGTCTTGGGATGAGAATCCTCCGCTTGAGTTTCTGTAGTTTCATGACTTTGGACGGAGAGGAGATGGAAGACTAACTCTGTCTCCAGCATGTGAATAAAAGTTGACTCCGAACACCATCATGACTGAGGCTGGA is part of the Pogona vitticeps strain Pit_001003342236 chromosome 8, PviZW2.1, whole genome shotgun sequence genome and encodes:
- the LSM1 gene encoding U6 snRNA-associated Sm-like protein LSm1 isoform X1, translated to MGGARARGGPASSFRADAGGGSEGGGAAGAASGGKMNYMPGTASLIQDIDKKHLVLLRDGRTLIGYLRSIDQFANLVLHQTVERIHVGRKYGDIPRGIFVVRGENVVLLGEIDLEKESDTPLQQVSIEEILEVQRVEQQAKQESEKLKVQALKERGLSIPRADTLDEY
- the LSM1 gene encoding U6 snRNA-associated Sm-like protein LSm1 isoform X2; the protein is MGGARARGGPASSFRADAGGGSEGGGAAGAASGGKMNYMPGTASLIQDIDTNLVLHQTVERIHVGRKYGDIPRGIFVVRGENVVLLGEIDLEKESDTPLQQVSIEEILEVQRVEQQAKQESEKLKVQALKERGLSIPRADTLDEY